One region of Pieris rapae chromosome Z, ilPieRapa1.1, whole genome shotgun sequence genomic DNA includes:
- the LOC123690572 gene encoding trypsin-5-like: MQEALFLYLCIRISTTFGSSSDLRIYGGRDAQLGEFPYVVVLGHLHEDNNFELTCSCSALSPTWSLTAAHCMDSNEAKGVIAYGDIIPGQKFNVSKVLRVFPHPGYKSAGNAEEYETGNCYDIGLLRTNKIKIAQYGLLSAVDHTTITGHEVIVAGFGVTNGTKDFSGAIAANKTLQVFKGMISSCLEEDFLLCSRLCVSPTCKQPSLICGGDSGGPVIHASGIVGVNGYHNIECEYFTDDHSLAQGSSVVQAVSPVIDWLTNTINSHS; the protein is encoded by the coding sequence ATGCAAGAGGCACTCTTTTTGTATTTGTGCATACGAATTAGTACCACTTTCGGGAGTTCTTCTGATCTGCGAATATATGGCGGGCGAGACGCGCAGCTGGGGGAATTTCCATATGTAGTTGTTTTGGGACATCTTCATGAAGACAATAATTTTGAACTCACATGCAGCTGTAGCGCCCTATCACCCACCTGGAGCTTGACGGCCGCTCACTGTATGGATTCAAATGAGGCGAAGGGTGTCATCGCGTATGGAGATATAATACCAGGACAAAAATTTAACGTTTCAAAGGTTCTCAGGGTTTTTCCGCATCCGGGCTACAAAAGCGCAGGAAACGCCGAGGAGTATGAAACGGGTAACTGTTACGATATTGGCCTTTTGAggacaaataaaatcaaaatagcgCAATATGGTTTGCTAAGTGCAGTTGATCACACGACAATCACCGGACATGAAGTGATCGTAGCTGGGTTCGGTGTTACCAACGGAACAAAAGATTTCTCCGGTGCCATCGCCGCAAATAAGACTTTGCAGGTTTTCAAAGGGATGATAAGCAGTTGCCTGGAGGAGGATTTCCTTTTGTGTTCCCGATTGTGTGTGTCTCCGACGTGTAAACAACCGTCCTTGATTTGTGGGGGTGATTCGGGAGGACCTGTGATTCACGCGTCTGGCATAGTGGGTGTAAATGGTTATCACAACATCGAATGTGAATATTTTACGGACGATCATTCTTTGGCGCAGGGCTCCTCTGTAGTTCAGGCAGTCAGCCCAGTGATTGATTGGCTGACTAATACTATAAACAGTCATTCCTAA